CGCGGGCCCGCCGAGTGCCGAGCGCCAGGTCGGTCGGGGTGCCGAACCGCTTGGCGAGGAAGGCGAAGGAGCTCTCCTCGCGTCCGTAGCGAGTCACCGGGCGGGTCACGTCATGGTTGGACAGCACCCAGGTTGTGGGCGCTCCGACGCTCGCGTGTGCAGCCAGCGTGGTCTGGATCGACTGGCGCAGTGCCGGGGCGGACCAGGGCTGAGCCATGAAGTCGAAGTTGAACGCCGTGTGCATCTCCTGATCGCCGAGGTATGCGGCGAAGCGCTGCGTGTCCGGCAGCCAGATCTCGCCGACCAGCACCCGCGGCGGATCGTAGGAGTCGGCGATCGTGCGCCACGAGCGGTAGACCTCGTGGATCGCGTCTCGATCGATGAAGGGGTGCCCACCGGGTGCGATCGCAGCCTCGTCGGCCGGCACCTCCGGGAGGTCGGGGTCCTTGATGATCACTGCGGCCGAGTCGATCCGGATCCCGGCGACGCCGCGGTCGAACCAGAACTTCAGGACGGCCTCGTGCTCGGCACGGACGTCCGGGTGGTTCCAGTTCAGGTCGGGCTGCTCCGGGGTGAACAGGTGCAGGTACCAGTCGCCGGGGGTGCCATCGGGGTTGGTGGTCCGCGTCCACGTGCTCCCCTGGAAGCTGGAGACCCAGTTGGTGGGCAGTTCGTCGCCGCCCGGGCCGCGCCCAGGCCGGAACCAGAACCGGTCCCGCTCCGGAGCGCCGGGGCCGGCCGCGAGCGCGGCCTGGAACCACTCATGGGCAGAGGAGATGTGATTGGGGACGATGTCGATGATCGTCCGGATGCCGAGGGCGTCCGCCTCCCGGATGAACGCCTCCGCCTGGGCCAGGTCGCCGAAGGCCGGATCGATCTGCCGGTAGTCGGCGACGTCGTAGCCGCCATCGGCGAGGGGCGAGAGGTACCACGGGGTGAGCCAGACCGCGTCCACGCCGAGGTCGTGGAGATAGGGGAGCCGACTGCGCGCACCGGCCAGGTCGCCGGTGCCGTCACCGTTTCCGTCCGCGAAGCTGCGCGGATAGATCTGGTAGATGACGGCACTTCGCCACCAATCAGCGGTCGGCATGACCTAGGGACCTCCTCGTCCAGAGCGACCGCACCCTCCGTTGGGTGCGCAGCAAGATCAACGTAAGGGAACGACTGAAAGAACGCAAGAACTGGACAGTCACGTTATCAAATCGCGACATGGCTCAGCGCGGGTCCAATGCAGTGGACCCGCGGGACGGGGTGGATCAGCGCTGGGCTGCGGTGGACGCGCGCACCACGAGCTCGGGCTCGAACAGCAGCGCCGGGCTGGTGCTCCCTGAGCCGAGGATCAGCTGGGAGAGGATCTCGACCGCTGCCCGACCCATCGGTTCGATGGGCTGACGGACGGTGGTCAGTGCGGGTTCGGTGG
The nucleotide sequence above comes from Propionicimonas paludicola. Encoded proteins:
- a CDS encoding glycoside hydrolase family 13 protein, with protein sequence MPTADWWRSAVIYQIYPRSFADGNGDGTGDLAGARSRLPYLHDLGVDAVWLTPWYLSPLADGGYDVADYRQIDPAFGDLAQAEAFIREADALGIRTIIDIVPNHISSAHEWFQAALAAGPGAPERDRFWFRPGRGPGGDELPTNWVSSFQGSTWTRTTNPDGTPGDWYLHLFTPEQPDLNWNHPDVRAEHEAVLKFWFDRGVAGIRIDSAAVIIKDPDLPEVPADEAAIAPGGHPFIDRDAIHEVYRSWRTIADSYDPPRVLVGEIWLPDTQRFAAYLGDQEMHTAFNFDFMAQPWSAPALRQSIQTTLAAHASVGAPTTWVLSNHDVTRPVTRYGREESSFAFLAKRFGTPTDLALGTRRARAACLITAALPGCLYLYQGDELGLPEDEELPLACIQDPMHFRSGGTDPGRDGCRVPLPWTSDPAANFGFSDPEDPAPAWLPQPDWWGRYAAWAQADDPSSMLWLYRDALRLRRSAIDPLAPLDWLNLGDDVVAFSRGRLVCIANLSAHDLDLPAASVILASQPLHQHRLAPDCAVWLHLPPTDSSQDHRKILG